A part of Streptomyces sp. NBC_01210 genomic DNA contains:
- a CDS encoding PadR family transcriptional regulator — translation MSRRSGILEFAVLGLLREAPMHGYELRKRLNTSLGIFRAFSYGTLYPCLKTLVANGWLIEEPGSAPEDALAASLAGRRAKIVYRLTAEGKEHFEELLSHTGPDTWEDEHFAARFAFFGQTEREVRMRVLEGRRSRLEERLEKMSASLARTRERLDDYTLELQRHGMESVEREVRWLNELIESERSGRERRQPSPENSAQQDNTPGATGGLPRHRGAESSGGMSPGPSTPPDPSDDTAK, via the coding sequence ATGAGCAGGCGCTCCGGCATCCTCGAGTTCGCCGTGCTCGGTCTTCTCCGTGAGGCCCCGATGCACGGCTATGAGCTGCGGAAACGGCTCAATACCTCGCTGGGGATCTTCCGGGCTTTCAGCTACGGGACCCTCTACCCCTGCCTCAAGACGCTGGTCGCCAACGGCTGGTTGATCGAAGAGCCGGGTAGCGCTCCTGAGGACGCCCTCGCCGCATCACTCGCAGGGCGCCGCGCCAAGATCGTCTATCGGTTGACGGCGGAAGGTAAGGAGCACTTCGAGGAACTGCTTTCGCACACGGGCCCGGACACCTGGGAGGACGAGCACTTCGCGGCTCGCTTCGCCTTCTTCGGGCAGACGGAGCGCGAGGTGCGGATGCGGGTACTCGAGGGCCGTCGCAGCCGGCTGGAGGAGCGTCTGGAGAAGATGAGCGCCTCCCTGGCTCGTACCCGCGAGCGCCTCGACGACTACACGCTTGAGCTGCAGCGCCATGGAATGGAGTCCGTGGAGCGCGAAGTGCGCTGGCTGAACGAGCTCATCGAGAGCGAGCGATCGGGGCGGGAACGGCGACAGCCCTCACCCGAGAACTCTGCTCAGCAGGACAACACACCTGGAGCGACGGGCGGCCTGCCCCGGCACAGGGGTGCCGAGTCGTCCGGGGGCATGTCCCCAGGACCCTCCACCCCGCCGGATCCGTCCGACGACACCGCCAAGTGA
- a CDS encoding inositol-3-phosphate synthase, with protein MGSVRVAIVGVGNCAASLVQGVEFYKDADPAGKVPGLMHVQFGDYHVSDVEFVAAFDVDAKKVGLDLADAIGASENNTIKICDVPNSGVTVQRGHTYDGLGKYYRQTIEESAEAPVDIVQILKDKQVDVLVCYLPVGSEDAAKYYAQCAIDAKVGFVNALPVFIAGTKEWADKFTEAGVPIVGDDIKSQVGATITHRVMAKLFEDRGVVLDRTMQLNVGGNMDFKNMLERDRLESKKISKTQAVTSQIRDRELGEDNVHIGPSDYVAWLDDRKWAYVRLEGRAFGEVPLNLEYKLEVWDSPNSAGIIIDAVRAAKIAKDRGIGGPILSASSYFMKSPPVQYFDDEARENVEKFIKGEVER; from the coding sequence ATGGGTTCGGTTCGTGTAGCCATCGTCGGCGTGGGCAACTGCGCCGCCTCGCTGGTGCAGGGCGTCGAGTTCTACAAGGACGCCGACCCGGCCGGCAAGGTGCCGGGTCTGATGCACGTCCAGTTCGGCGACTATCACGTCTCTGACGTCGAGTTCGTGGCCGCCTTCGACGTGGACGCCAAGAAGGTCGGCCTCGACCTGGCGGACGCCATCGGCGCCAGCGAGAACAACACCATCAAGATCTGCGACGTGCCGAACTCGGGCGTCACCGTGCAGCGTGGCCACACCTACGACGGCCTGGGCAAGTACTACCGCCAGACCATCGAGGAGTCGGCCGAGGCTCCGGTCGACATCGTCCAGATCCTCAAGGACAAGCAGGTCGACGTCCTGGTCTGCTACCTGCCCGTCGGTTCCGAGGACGCTGCGAAGTACTACGCGCAGTGCGCCATCGACGCCAAGGTCGGCTTCGTCAACGCTCTCCCGGTCTTCATCGCCGGTACCAAGGAGTGGGCGGACAAGTTCACCGAGGCCGGCGTGCCGATCGTCGGTGACGACATCAAGTCGCAGGTCGGTGCCACCATCACGCACCGCGTCATGGCGAAGCTCTTCGAGGACCGGGGCGTCGTCCTGGACCGCACGATGCAGCTGAACGTCGGCGGCAACATGGACTTCAAGAACATGCTCGAGCGTGATCGCCTGGAGTCCAAGAAGATCTCCAAGACGCAGGCCGTCACCTCCCAGATCCGCGACCGCGAGCTGGGCGAGGACAACGTCCACATCGGTCCGTCGGACTACGTGGCCTGGCTGGACGACCGCAAGTGGGCCTACGTCCGCCTCGAGGGCCGTGCCTTCGGCGAGGTGCCGCTGAACCTCGAGTACAAGCTCGAGGTCTGGGACTCCCCGAACTCCGCGGGCATCATCATCGACGCCGTTCGCGCCGCGAAGATCGCCAAGGACCGCGGCATCGGCGGCCCGATCCTCTCCGCCTCCTCGTACTTCATGAAGTCCCCGCCGGTCCAGTACTTCGACGACGAGGCTCGCGAGAACGTCGAGAAGTTCATCAAGGGTGAGGTCGAGCGCTAA
- a CDS encoding MFS transporter: MPVVRDLRVLLRLTDFRRLLAVRLLSQSADGVYQVALATYVVFSPERQTSPAAIASAMAVLLLPYSLIGPFAGVLLDRWQRRQVLLYGNLLRALLAGVTALLILASVPDWLFYASALSVTAVNRFVLAGLSAALPRVVDNDRLVMANSLSPTAGTLAATAGGGLAFAVRLVSADSDAAVVLLGAALYLCSALASLRMARELLGPEQELVQPRLTAALASTTHGLAAGLRHLSERRRAARVLAAMTLMRFCYGALTVMVLMLCRYAWSDTESDGLALLGLALGISGAGFFAAAALTPWAVGRVGQYGWMVWCAGAAALLEPALGLPFAPVPMLVAAFVLGLITQGAKISTDTVVQTSVDDAYRGRIFSLYDVLFNVAFVGAAGVAVLMLPPDGRSVPLVVVVALIYAVVAVTMARWSRVGTVL; the protein is encoded by the coding sequence ATGCCTGTCGTACGTGATCTGCGCGTACTCCTGCGCTTGACCGACTTCCGCCGGCTGCTGGCGGTCCGGCTGCTCTCCCAGTCGGCCGACGGCGTCTATCAGGTAGCGCTCGCCACGTACGTGGTCTTCTCCCCGGAGAGACAGACCTCCCCGGCCGCAATCGCCTCCGCCATGGCCGTGCTGCTCCTGCCGTACTCCCTGATCGGCCCCTTCGCGGGCGTCCTACTGGACCGCTGGCAGCGCCGTCAGGTCCTCCTGTACGGGAATCTGCTGAGGGCCCTTCTCGCCGGCGTCACCGCACTGCTGATCCTGGCCTCCGTACCCGACTGGCTCTTCTACGCCTCGGCCCTGTCCGTCACAGCGGTCAACCGCTTTGTGCTGGCCGGCCTCTCGGCCGCGCTGCCCCGTGTGGTCGACAACGACCGGCTCGTCATGGCGAACTCCCTCTCGCCGACGGCCGGCACCCTCGCCGCGACCGCAGGTGGGGGACTCGCCTTCGCGGTACGGCTGGTGTCCGCGGACTCCGATGCCGCGGTGGTGCTGCTCGGCGCCGCCCTCTACCTCTGCTCGGCACTGGCCTCGCTCCGGATGGCACGTGAACTGCTCGGCCCCGAGCAGGAGTTGGTGCAGCCGCGGCTGACTGCCGCGCTGGCGTCCACGACGCATGGGCTCGCGGCCGGACTGCGGCATCTCTCCGAGCGTCGTAGGGCAGCCCGTGTGCTGGCCGCGATGACGCTCATGCGCTTCTGCTACGGCGCGCTGACGGTGATGGTGCTGATGCTCTGCCGGTACGCCTGGTCCGACACGGAGTCGGACGGACTGGCCCTGCTCGGTCTCGCCCTCGGCATCTCGGGCGCGGGGTTCTTCGCGGCGGCCGCGCTGACCCCGTGGGCGGTAGGCCGGGTCGGGCAGTACGGATGGATGGTGTGGTGCGCGGGGGCGGCTGCCCTTCTCGAACCGGCGTTGGGACTGCCATTCGCGCCTGTACCGATGCTGGTCGCTGCGTTCGTCCTGGGGCTCATCACCCAAGGCGCAAAGATCTCGACGGACACCGTGGTGCAGACATCGGTGGACGACGCCTATCGCGGAAGGATCTTCTCCCTCTACGACGTGCTCTTCAACGTCGCCTTCGTGGGCGCTGCGGGAGTCGCCGTGCTGATGCTGCCTCCTGACGGCCGGTCGGTGCCCCTGGTCGTCGTGGTCGCGCTCATCTACGCGGTTGTCGCCGTAACTATGGCCCGTTGGAGCCGTGTTGGCACAGTGCTATAG
- a CDS encoding LppU/SCO3897 family protein — protein MTYPPQQGPGAYGHPDPYAQQPQQPYPPQPGYGYPQQQQQPYPQQPQPGYGHPQQQGQPHPPQQQQWGTPPPAPSSRGGGLGAKTILKIIVAVIALIVFAIAYFMSQDDADKAEVGDCMKNSGSTANADLEVVDCGDSKAAYKVTEVLPNTTDTSRCKSDVSYVEQTRGGRRSSGNQFVLCLNEIKK, from the coding sequence ATGACTTATCCGCCGCAGCAGGGCCCGGGCGCGTACGGCCACCCTGACCCGTACGCACAGCAGCCTCAGCAGCCGTACCCGCCGCAGCCCGGCTACGGATATCCGCAGCAGCAACAGCAGCCCTACCCGCAGCAGCCTCAGCCGGGGTACGGCCACCCGCAGCAGCAGGGGCAGCCGCACCCGCCGCAGCAACAGCAGTGGGGCACCCCGCCGCCGGCGCCCTCGTCCCGCGGCGGCGGCCTCGGCGCCAAGACCATCCTGAAGATCATCGTGGCCGTCATAGCCCTGATCGTCTTCGCGATCGCCTACTTCATGAGCCAGGACGATGCCGACAAGGCGGAAGTCGGCGACTGCATGAAGAACAGCGGATCCACGGCCAACGCCGATCTTGAGGTTGTGGACTGCGGCGACTCCAAGGCTGCCTACAAGGTCACCGAGGTGCTCCCCAACACGACGGACACGAGCCGCTGCAAGTCCGATGTCAGCTATGTCGAGCAGACGCGTGGGGGAAGGCGCAGCTCGGGTAACCAATTCGTGCTCTGCCTGAACGAGATCAAGAAGTAG
- a CDS encoding CCA tRNA nucleotidyltransferase has product MPNANEENPTALSQVQRRAVSELLRVSPVADDLARRFKEAGFSLALVGGSVRDALLGRLGNDLDFTTDARPEHVLKIIRPWADSVWEVGIAFGTVGCQKGGYQIEVTTYRSEAYDRTSRKPEVSYGDSIEEDLVRRDFTVNAMAVALPEKEFIDPHGGLEDLAARVLRTPGTPEESFSDDPLRMMRAARFAAQLDFELAPEVVTAMKEMADRIDIVSAERVRDELNKLILSTHPRKGLGLLVDSGLADHVLPELPALRLESDEHHRHKDVYEHSLIVLEQAIDLEEDGPDLVLRLAALLHDIGKPRTRRFESDGRVSFHHHEVVGAKMTKKRMTALKYSNDMIKDVSRLVELHLRFHGYGTGEWTDSAVRRYVRDAGPLLTRLHKLTRSDCTTRNKRKASALSRAYDGLEDRIAQLQEQEELDAIRPDLDGNQIQEILGVGPGPVIGKAYAFLLELRLENGPMEHDAAVAALKEWWATQS; this is encoded by the coding sequence GTGCCGAACGCCAATGAAGAGAACCCCACTGCACTGAGCCAGGTGCAACGCCGCGCGGTCAGTGAACTGCTGCGGGTGTCCCCTGTCGCCGACGACCTCGCCCGCCGCTTCAAGGAGGCCGGGTTCAGCCTTGCCCTGGTCGGGGGCTCGGTCCGGGACGCACTGCTCGGCCGGCTCGGCAATGACCTCGACTTTACGACGGACGCCCGTCCCGAGCACGTGCTGAAGATCATCCGCCCTTGGGCGGACTCCGTGTGGGAGGTCGGGATCGCCTTCGGGACGGTCGGCTGTCAGAAGGGCGGCTACCAGATCGAGGTCACGACGTACCGCTCAGAGGCGTACGACAGGACGTCTCGTAAGCCCGAGGTTTCTTACGGCGACTCGATCGAGGAAGACCTCGTGCGCCGCGATTTCACCGTGAACGCGATGGCCGTGGCGCTGCCGGAGAAGGAGTTCATCGATCCGCACGGCGGTCTGGAGGACCTCGCCGCGCGCGTCCTGCGGACCCCCGGTACGCCCGAGGAGTCTTTCTCGGACGACCCGCTGCGGATGATGCGGGCCGCTCGTTTCGCCGCGCAGCTGGACTTCGAGTTGGCGCCCGAGGTCGTCACCGCGATGAAGGAGATGGCGGACCGCATCGACATTGTCTCCGCCGAACGGGTGCGCGATGAGCTGAACAAGCTGATCCTCTCCACCCACCCCCGCAAGGGACTGGGACTGCTCGTCGACTCCGGCCTGGCCGACCATGTGCTGCCCGAACTGCCTGCCCTGCGTTTGGAGAGTGACGAGCACCACCGGCACAAGGATGTGTACGAGCACTCACTGATCGTCCTTGAGCAGGCCATCGACCTTGAGGAGGACGGCCCGGACCTCGTGCTGCGGCTGGCCGCGCTGCTCCATGACATCGGGAAGCCGCGGACCCGGCGCTTCGAGAGCGACGGCCGCGTCTCCTTCCACCACCACGAGGTGGTGGGGGCGAAGATGACCAAGAAGCGGATGACCGCGCTCAAGTACTCCAACGACATGATCAAGGACGTCTCGCGGCTGGTGGAGCTGCATCTGCGGTTCCATGGCTACGGGACCGGGGAGTGGACCGACTCGGCAGTGCGGCGGTACGTACGTGATGCGGGGCCGCTGCTGACCCGACTCCATAAGCTGACCCGCTCGGATTGCACCACGCGCAATAAGCGCAAGGCGAGCGCCCTCTCCCGGGCCTATGACGGGCTTGAGGATCGCATCGCGCAGCTTCAGGAGCAGGAGGAGCTGGATGCCATCAGGCCCGATCTGGACGGCAACCAGATCCAGGAGATCCTGGGGGTGGGCCCCGGTCCGGTGATCGGCAAGGCGTACGCGTTCCTGCTGGAGCTGCGCCTGGAGAACGGGCCGATGGAGCATGACGCGGCGGTCGCGGCGCTGAAGGAATGGTGGGCGACGCAGAGCTGA
- a CDS encoding DUF6049 family protein yields the protein MAEAADFQGMGPSPARRWLLRTASLIAGAPLVAGLLCGPAAPSAHAAETTEAATSSRSVDVSLDTLTPVAPGKSDTLTISGSVYNKGKQTVTDAQVDLRVGPTLSSRTAIDRAAERTGYAAGIDPAPVDGKYTVKIPKLPSHISRDFKLSVPLSDLELNEDGVYQLGVSLSGQTPAEPFDHVLGIERTFLPWQPEATEKKTQFTYLWPLISSTHLTAETGSDEQQTPVFEDESLARELAPGGRLEQLVSLGSDLPVTWVIDPDLLATVDAMTRNYQVKNGTTTVAGKNQALAKRWLRSVEAAVQGRKVVALPFADPDLASLAHRGKDISGSLSHLQSATEVAETTVETIVHVKPTVDFAWPVDGAIDSSIVDVATSAGAHKVIARSDSLRDNLSYTPSSARPIGGGTTAVVADARLSTAFQGDMLKTGTSTLAVQEFLAQTLALTLQVPGKERSIVVAPQRMPTASQAQSMARALQALNAQRWTQPLDLVAAAGAKPDADATTKVPASSRYPGQLRKQELPVQAFQDIRTTQNTLDNFKVILTAQDRVVTPFGRAIDREMSTSWRGSPAAAQLYRDSVRTYLQSLTEEVQLIEKSQVTLSGRSATIPVTVQNKLVQGIDHLVLRLRSDNPTRLSLDHDKGIAEQPIKVEGGHSQSVKFAASANANGPVQMTAQLYTEDGKPYGLPMEFTVKVSEITPTVMLVIAGGVLLLVLAGVRMYSQRKRAAAREAAVEDAEGTEEAAQGTEGSEGDINSPDHGQASDPTPDTGPESGDPSGTGEKVDR from the coding sequence GTGGCCGAGGCGGCAGACTTCCAGGGGATGGGTCCTTCTCCTGCCCGCCGGTGGCTGCTACGCACAGCCTCCCTGATCGCCGGCGCCCCGCTCGTGGCCGGACTGCTGTGTGGTCCTGCCGCTCCTTCCGCGCACGCCGCCGAGACCACCGAAGCCGCCACAAGCTCCCGCTCAGTCGATGTGTCTCTCGACACTCTTACGCCGGTCGCCCCGGGCAAGAGCGACACACTCACCATTTCTGGCTCGGTGTACAACAAGGGCAAACAGACCGTCACTGACGCTCAGGTCGATCTACGCGTGGGGCCGACGCTGTCCAGCAGGACTGCCATCGACCGTGCCGCCGAGCGGACCGGCTACGCCGCGGGCATCGACCCTGCACCGGTCGACGGCAAGTACACGGTCAAGATCCCGAAGCTCCCCTCCCACATCAGCCGGGACTTCAAGCTCTCGGTCCCGTTGAGTGACCTCGAACTCAACGAAGACGGCGTCTACCAGCTCGGTGTGTCCCTGTCCGGGCAGACCCCGGCTGAGCCCTTCGACCATGTGCTGGGCATCGAGCGCACCTTTCTGCCCTGGCAGCCCGAGGCCACGGAGAAGAAGACCCAGTTCACCTATCTCTGGCCGCTGATCTCTTCGACGCACCTCACCGCGGAAACCGGGTCCGACGAGCAGCAGACCCCGGTCTTCGAGGACGAGAGTCTGGCCAGGGAGCTTGCCCCCGGCGGGCGGCTCGAGCAGCTCGTCTCACTGGGCAGCGATCTGCCCGTGACCTGGGTCATCGACCCGGATCTGCTGGCCACAGTCGATGCGATGACAAGGAACTACCAGGTCAAGAACGGGACCACCACCGTCGCGGGGAAGAACCAGGCCCTGGCCAAGCGGTGGCTGCGCTCCGTCGAAGCCGCGGTGCAGGGGCGCAAGGTCGTCGCCCTGCCGTTCGCCGACCCGGATCTGGCCTCCCTGGCCCACCGCGGCAAGGACATCTCCGGCTCTCTCAGCCATCTGCAGTCGGCCACCGAAGTCGCCGAGACGACGGTGGAAACGATCGTCCATGTGAAGCCGACCGTCGACTTCGCCTGGCCGGTGGACGGAGCGATCGACTCCTCGATCGTCGACGTCGCCACCTCTGCCGGCGCCCACAAGGTGATCGCCCGCAGTGACAGCCTGCGGGACAACCTGTCGTACACGCCCAGCTCGGCGCGGCCGATCGGCGGCGGGACGACGGCGGTGGTCGCCGACGCCCGGCTCTCCACCGCCTTCCAGGGCGACATGCTGAAGACCGGGACGTCCACTCTCGCTGTGCAGGAGTTCCTCGCTCAGACGCTCGCGCTGACCCTTCAGGTCCCGGGCAAGGAGCGGAGCATCGTCGTCGCCCCGCAGCGGATGCCGACCGCGTCCCAGGCGCAGTCCATGGCCCGCGCGCTGCAAGCCCTCAATGCTCAGCGCTGGACCCAGCCGCTCGATCTGGTCGCAGCCGCGGGCGCCAAGCCCGACGCCGATGCGACGACCAAGGTGCCCGCCTCCTCCCGCTACCCCGGTCAGCTGCGGAAGCAGGAGTTGCCGGTCCAGGCGTTCCAGGACATCAGGACCACACAGAACACCCTGGACAACTTCAAGGTGATCCTCACCGCACAGGACCGGGTGGTGACGCCGTTCGGCCGGGCGATCGACCGGGAGATGTCGACGTCCTGGCGCGGCAGCCCTGCGGCGGCCCAGCTGTATCGCGACAGTGTGCGGACCTATCTGCAGAGCCTCACCGAAGAGGTACAGCTGATCGAGAAGTCGCAGGTGACCCTGTCGGGGCGCAGTGCGACAATCCCGGTCACCGTGCAGAACAAGCTGGTCCAGGGCATCGACCATCTGGTGCTGCGGCTGAGGTCGGACAACCCCACGCGCCTCAGCCTCGACCACGACAAGGGCATCGCCGAGCAGCCGATCAAGGTCGAGGGCGGCCACAGCCAGTCGGTGAAATTCGCCGCTTCGGCCAACGCCAACGGCCCGGTGCAGATGACGGCCCAGCTCTACACCGAGGACGGCAAGCCATACGGCCTGCCCATGGAGTTCACGGTGAAGGTCTCCGAGATCACACCGACCGTGATGCTCGTCATCGCGGGCGGCGTCCTGCTGCTCGTCCTCGCAGGCGTCAGGATGTACAGCCAGCGCAAGCGCGCGGCTGCCCGCGAGGCGGCCGTGGAGGATGCGGAGGGCACAGAGGAGGCTGCTCAGGGCACTGAGGGCTCGGAAGGTGACATCAACAGCCCCGATCACGGGCAGGCGAGTGACCCGACACCGGACACCGGACCGGAAAGCGGCGACCCGTCGGGCACGGGTGAGAAAGTGGACCGTTGA